TTACTTGTTATAACcgataatttatattatttttaaaaaattgtagcTATAGATATCATTTGACTAAATAGATGTCTGAAAAAGTCCACTAGtgaaattttttgtattatatctATCTAAATATACAAATAGTTCTACCATAAATATCGATTTACTCTatagtttgaaaaaattaagTACATATTATCGCACTAATAATGACTTTGCATCATATATCAAGTTGGATACATGTATTAAAGATACTAGGTATATACTGAAATACAGATATATAGGGAAAAAAGCGAGCGACAGAGTCATTGTATCCTAGATATATATATCTTTGATACTAGATATATTCTAAAATGAAGATCCACAGAGAGCAAGAAGCGAGCGAGAGGGGTTAGAGAGGAGAGAGCGGGAGAGTTATTGTATCCCAGATACGTAAAAATCACGTTTGGATGCAAGGAACAAATTACACTTAATTTGAAATACATGTATGTGGCGAAGTAAATTTggtatagaaaataattttgaaaactaAATTGAAGGCGCGATATTATTAAGCCCTAAACTAGTGTGATTTGtattattttctctaacttAAAAACTCTTTTTGGGTTAGGTGATGCTTTGGGAGTCAAATTTGGTTACACAGGCCCAGTAGGCCCAAATGGTTGGGGCAGGTTAAGCCCAACATATTCAGCCTGCTCAAATGGCAAATCACAGTCCCCAATTAACATAATTAGCCATAATTGTGTTGTTAACAAGAATTTAAAGCCCTTAATTATGCAATATAATCATTCTGAAGTTGCTACTTTGGTTGATAATGGCTTTAATGTTGGGGTTAgttttcttaatcttttttatCCTCCAAATTACTTACATATTTTTtccattattattaaattttcatgagattaatttaataattaccaATATTTGCAGATAAAATATGGTGATAATGCAGGAAGTTTAATTGTGGATGGTAAAACTTACAATTTTAAGCAAATGCATTGGCATTCCCCTTCTGAACATACAATTGATGGCAAACAGTAtgattattctttaattttctttcattttgtatatttatttaataaaataaatatattttactttatcaattataataaatttaatgtgttttactaatgaaaaaaaattgtattattttttaataaatattttgttattttatttttcagataTGCAGCAGAGCTTCATCTAGTTCATTTTGCTCAAGACAATACTATAGCAGTTCTATCAATCCTCTTCCATTTGGGCCATCCTGATCCTCTAATGACCAAGGTattatcactttatttttaaaGCTCAAACTCGATACTTCTAATATGGATAGAAATAAGTTTGCCCGGCCCAATCACAACTTTGGTGGTacttgaaattttattaattattagtcATTGATTCTCCTTAGAGGTCACAATTGCCGCAAGCAAAGATATTAATAACGAGGAAGACTTTTTTGTTATGCTACTAATATTAGCTCTGTGTTCAAATTCTCTTTCTTGGTTTAAAGCCCAATCGTTTAATCGAAATAGGATCAATTGGCCTGAACCCTACTTCTTTTTCACTGCTTGGATTATCCTGAAGCTGCTAACCTATCCCCTTCAAttgaacaaaattttttttttcaccgTGCTCTACTTCATAAGGGGGATGAGAAGGGTGGCCAGTCCTCTCTCATATGTGTGtgtgaatatataaaataatagacTTCGAACTTAATAAGTAAATTAAATGTGTTCTGTAtataaaatcatgatttgaatctataaattttaaattttagattcATCTATCATTGTCATAGATTGATTGAGGCGTAAGAGGGTTCATATAATCTCCATCCCAAAAATTATACGAAATCTCCTCGACACAATGAAGAGTTCTTATatgtttacttttttatatttttggtgtaCAAGTCGACAATTGTATCAAATGTTAATACAAGaacttcatattttaaattttttaaaactaaaatccTGACTCTGATACGATAATCTAATAACAATGTTGGACATATCTATGATGTTAATATCAAtctctaattattattttattggtttTTAATGTTGATCAGCTTCAAAACAAACTGAATGAGCTAGCAAGGGATGTGTCAACACATAAAGAAACACAAGTGCAGCTTGGAGTAATTGATACACATGAAATAAGGAAACATTCTCACAAATATTACTCATACACTGGTTCTTTAACAACTCCACCATGCACTGAAATTGTCTCTTGGTACATTCTTGGCAAGGTATGCAAAtctttctcctttattttctttcttgtgTTTAAGATTAATGTGTTCGGTTTATATGAACGTTACACGCACGTATCTTGATTAATTCTACGTATACCTAATGTCTCTAATCAGCACGTGCACCAGGTAACTCTACTATTTTGCCTAGCTAGGAAATTTAAACATGAGACTTCATAGTTCTCAACTCACTTTAATAATCACTAAACAACACGTCAACACCATTAAGGATGGCAATGGGGCGGAGCGGATGCGGGATGGGTCGGGTTTAAGGCTGTGCAGGACGGGTTGAAATgggttttttaaaattaaggcGGGGGCGGGCGGATTGCGGTATATGTGATTTCATGTGGGTTTAAACTTAATTTCAATCTTTGACATGTTACAAGAGTGAtataacattatttattaagataatttctTTAAAGCTACTAAATATTAACGatattaaatgaaaatgattcaataaaaataattcaatctTTTCACATGCTTCCAAATTgacctctaaaaaataaaaatctaagtCATTATCCTAATACAgcttaatgaaaaaataatttatttattttttttgtataaaacttaactagaaaaaagaaaatactaaaaaaattatgcgGAGCGGGTCTATGTGGGAAGGGGTGGGATaggttgaaattgaaaaaaaaatattatgcgAGACGAGGCGAATAAAAATTTTGTGAATTAAGTTCAACCTGCCTCATCCCACACCGCTTCCTCGCCCCACACTGCTTCATTTCCATCCCTAAACACCATTAGGTGCTAATGTCATAACtagtactccctccgttttaaTTTACACATGTCGTTGTCTGATTGGGCACGAAAGTATTATGAGATTTCATAGATAAttgaaatgataaataattattttctttaaaaaattgtgaataTTATAGGTGAGATCAATATCAAGAGAA
The nucleotide sequence above comes from Solanum pennellii chromosome 9, SPENNV200. Encoded proteins:
- the LOC107031706 gene encoding alpha carbonic anhydrase 1, chloroplastic; the protein is MADVGGISVWVINICVVLLLNLFSTASGDALGVKFGYTGPVGPNGWGRLSPTYSACSNGKSQSPINIISHNCVVNKNLKPLIMQYNHSEVATLVDNGFNVGIKYGDNAGSLIVDGKTYNFKQMHWHSPSEHTIDGKQYAAELHLVHFAQDNTIAVLSILFHLGHPDPLMTKLQNKLNELARDVSTHKETQVQLGVIDTHEIRKHSHKYYSYTGSLTTPPCTEIVSWYILGKVRSISREQVEELRAPLDPTCKRNARPTQPLNGRQIQMYEAHPTP